A single region of the Neotabrizicola shimadae genome encodes:
- the cobT gene encoding cobaltochelatase subunit CobT, producing the protein MSKPADNPADPFKKALADATRVMADDPEMTVTYSVDPAGMTKDGVRLPQVSRRMSRDEVLLARGTADAFALRRKFHDEAVSARYTPTGPLAREIYEAMETARCEAVGARAMPGTAGNIDAKIANEADRRGYAQITSTQEAPLSVAAGYLVRHLATGRDMPRGAQNVMDLWRPFIEEQAGGTLDVLDDVLADQAAFARLARKVIADLGYGDQLGDDPDRPEDEDQGDEAQEDEDSPESAGEESQDSEESDASPEQSQEEQQDQSQAQVTMEDSADMEQGDETELPEGEAPLEPPPPAPYSDADPNYAVYTTDFDEEIRAEELAEPAELERLRAYLDQQLEPLKGAVSRLANKLQRRLQAQQNRSWEFDKEEGILDAGRLARVVANPTTPLSFKWEKDTEFRDTCVTLLLDNSGSMRGRPISIAAICADVLARTLERCDVKVEILGFTTRAWKGGQSRERWLAQGRPQGPGRLNDLRHIIYKGADAPWRRVRPNLGLMMKEGLLKENIDGEALEWAHRRMLARPEARKILMVISDGAPVDDSTLSVNAASFLEKHLRDVIAMVEKRRMVELIAIGIGHDVTRYYQRAVTITDVEQLAGAMTEQLAGLFEVDPKKRARAAGMRRAG; encoded by the coding sequence ATGAGCAAGCCCGCAGATAACCCCGCCGACCCGTTCAAGAAGGCCCTGGCCGATGCCACGCGTGTCATGGCCGACGACCCGGAGATGACCGTCACCTATTCAGTCGATCCGGCGGGGATGACGAAGGATGGCGTGCGCCTGCCCCAGGTCAGCCGGCGGATGAGCCGGGACGAAGTGCTTCTGGCGCGCGGCACGGCCGATGCCTTTGCGTTGCGTCGCAAGTTCCACGACGAGGCGGTTTCGGCGCGCTACACGCCTACCGGACCGCTGGCGCGCGAGATTTACGAGGCGATGGAGACCGCCCGCTGCGAGGCGGTGGGGGCGCGGGCCATGCCGGGCACCGCGGGCAACATTGACGCCAAGATCGCCAACGAGGCGGACCGGCGCGGCTATGCGCAGATCACGTCGACCCAGGAGGCGCCACTCTCGGTGGCGGCGGGCTATCTGGTGCGCCACCTGGCGACCGGGCGCGACATGCCGCGCGGCGCGCAGAACGTGATGGACCTTTGGCGGCCGTTCATCGAGGAACAGGCGGGCGGCACGCTGGATGTGCTGGACGATGTGCTGGCGGACCAGGCGGCCTTTGCGCGGCTGGCGCGGAAGGTGATTGCCGATCTGGGCTATGGCGACCAGCTGGGTGACGACCCGGACCGCCCCGAGGACGAGGATCAGGGCGACGAGGCTCAGGAGGACGAGGACAGCCCCGAAAGCGCCGGCGAGGAAAGCCAGGACAGCGAGGAATCCGACGCGAGCCCCGAGCAGAGCCAAGAGGAGCAGCAGGATCAGTCGCAGGCGCAGGTCACGATGGAAGACAGCGCCGACATGGAGCAGGGCGACGAGACCGAACTGCCCGAGGGCGAGGCGCCGCTGGAGCCGCCGCCCCCTGCCCCCTATTCCGATGCAGACCCGAACTATGCCGTCTATACTACGGATTTCGATGAGGAAATCCGGGCCGAGGAGCTGGCCGAACCGGCCGAGTTGGAGCGGCTGCGCGCCTATCTGGACCAGCAGCTGGAACCCCTGAAGGGCGCTGTGTCGCGGCTGGCCAACAAGTTGCAGCGCCGGCTTCAGGCACAGCAGAACCGGAGCTGGGAGTTCGACAAGGAGGAAGGGATCCTTGACGCCGGGCGTCTGGCGCGGGTGGTGGCGAACCCCACGACGCCCCTGTCGTTCAAGTGGGAGAAGGATACCGAATTCCGCGACACCTGCGTGACGCTGCTTCTGGACAATTCGGGCTCGATGCGGGGGCGGCCCATTTCCATTGCCGCGATCTGCGCCGATGTGCTTGCGCGGACGCTGGAGCGCTGTGACGTGAAGGTGGAAATCCTGGGATTCACCACGCGGGCCTGGAAGGGCGGGCAGTCGCGCGAGCGCTGGCTGGCGCAGGGGCGCCCGCAGGGGCCGGGGCGGCTGAACGACCTGCGCCACATCATCTACAAGGGCGCCGATGCGCCCTGGCGTCGGGTGCGGCCCAACCTGGGCCTGATGATGAAGGAAGGGCTGCTGAAGGAAAACATCGACGGCGAGGCGCTGGAATGGGCGCATCGCCGGATGCTGGCCCGCCCCGAGGCGCGGAAGATCCTCATGGTCATCTCGGACGGGGCGCCGGTGGACGATTCCACCTTGTCGGTCAATGCCGCGAGTTTTCTGGAAAAGCACCTGCGCGACGTGATCGCCATGGTGGAAAAGCGCCGCATGGTGGAGCTGATCGCCATCGGCATCGGCCATGACGTGACGCGCTATTACCAGCGCGCGGTGACGATCACCGATGTCGAACAGCTGGCCGGCGCGATGACGGAGCAGTTGGCCGGGCTGTTCGAAGTGGACCCGAAGAAGCGGGCGCGCGCGGCGGGGATGCGGCGCGCGGGCTGA
- a CDS encoding alpha/beta hydrolase: MTEAGRAAGARTLGLAFRLAPEHPFPAALDDAVAAWHWLRGQGIAAERIVVGGDSAGGGLSLVLAMRLRDMGEALPAMAWLLSPWTDLTMLGASIEENDAADPLIHRGYLEELAAAYVPAGMDRADPRISPLFGDLAGLPPLMIQVGAAETLLDDSVRLARRAGAANVPVTMQVWPHMIHAFPMWNAGLDAGRRALREAGAAMRARWSDV; encoded by the coding sequence GTGACGGAGGCGGGGCGCGCCGCCGGCGCGCGCACGCTGGGGCTGGCGTTCCGTCTGGCACCGGAACACCCGTTCCCGGCCGCGCTGGACGATGCGGTGGCGGCCTGGCACTGGCTGCGCGGTCAGGGGATCGCGGCGGAGCGGATCGTGGTGGGTGGCGACAGCGCGGGCGGCGGTCTGTCGCTGGTTCTGGCGATGCGGTTGCGCGACATGGGCGAGGCGCTGCCGGCGATGGCCTGGCTTCTGTCGCCCTGGACCGACCTGACGATGTTGGGCGCGTCGATCGAGGAGAACGATGCGGCGGATCCGCTGATCCATCGCGGCTATCTGGAGGAGCTGGCGGCGGCCTATGTGCCCGCGGGCATGGACAGGGCGGACCCGCGCATCTCGCCCCTGTTCGGCGACCTGGCGGGGTTGCCGCCCCTGATGATCCAGGTGGGTGCGGCCGAGACCCTGCTGGACGATTCGGTGCGGCTGGCGCGGCGCGCGGGCGCGGCGAACGTGCCTGTGACGATGCAGGTCTGGCCCCACATGATCCACGCCTTCCCGATGTGGAACGCCGGCCTGGACGCCGGACGCCGTGCCCTGCGCGAGGCGGGTGCCGCCATGCGGGCGCGCTGGTCCGACGTATAG
- a CDS encoding MBL fold metallo-hydrolase yields the protein MTGPTYRRDPPYGRPEAVAPGVRRILARNPGPMTFEGTNSYVVGEGAVAVIDPGPEDAGHRAALLAALAPGERVAAIVVTHPHLDHSAGAAALAVATGAPVLAYGPAGVGRSATMARLAAAGLTGGEGSDTGFRPDLVLEDGDGVDLGGGSLVALHTPGHMGAHLALAYGDVLFSGDLAMGWASSLVSPPDGDMAAYMASLERLARGRWAAMLPGHGPVVEDPAGRLAALIAHRRGREAEVLAALETPGDAGALARRIYRDTAPALLPAAERNVLAHLIDLWERGLVAAEGEPGPATRFRRR from the coding sequence ATGACGGGGCCAACCTATCGCCGCGATCCGCCTTACGGAAGGCCGGAGGCGGTGGCGCCGGGGGTGCGGCGGATCCTTGCGCGCAATCCGGGGCCGATGACCTTTGAGGGCACGAACAGCTATGTCGTGGGCGAAGGTGCGGTGGCGGTGATCGACCCAGGCCCCGAGGATGCGGGGCACCGGGCGGCGCTTCTGGCGGCGCTGGCGCCGGGCGAGCGGGTGGCGGCCATCGTGGTGACGCATCCGCATCTGGACCATTCGGCCGGTGCGGCCGCGCTGGCGGTGGCGACGGGGGCGCCGGTTCTGGCCTACGGCCCGGCCGGCGTGGGGCGGAGCGCCACGATGGCGCGGCTGGCGGCGGCGGGGCTGACCGGGGGCGAGGGAAGCGACACGGGCTTTCGCCCCGACCTTGTGCTGGAAGACGGCGACGGCGTGGACCTGGGGGGCGGGTCGCTGGTGGCGCTGCACACGCCGGGGCACATGGGGGCGCATCTGGCGCTGGCCTACGGGGATGTGCTGTTCAGCGGGGATCTGGCGATGGGCTGGGCCAGTTCGCTGGTCTCGCCGCCCGACGGCGACATGGCGGCCTACATGGCCTCGCTGGAGCGGCTTGCCCGGGGGCGGTGGGCGGCGATGCTGCCGGGGCATGGGCCGGTGGTGGAGGATCCGGCGGGACGGCTGGCCGCGCTGATCGCGCATCGGCGGGGGCGCGAGGCGGAGGTGCTGGCGGCACTGGAGACGCCGGGCGATGCGGGCGCGCTGGCGCGGCGCATTTACCGCGACACGGCCCCTGCCCTGCTGCCCGCGGCCGAGCGCAACGTGCTGGCGCATCTGATCGACCTGTGGGAACGCGGCCTTGTGGCGGCCGAGGGCGAGCCCGGCCCGGCCACGCGGTTCCGGCGGAGATGA